One genomic segment of Ignisphaera sp. includes these proteins:
- a CDS encoding ABC transporter permease translates to MSLNKRAIQILRPLIRYKSFLIGLVILVFMVGLSIYATIAYPYDRTIKIWYDFRAWEDYPRLARPAWIKLFTGLNELEGTITLDSRLARGGFVKTRKPIVYGGEVKGIYIILESSFRYNYDVLPSQIVRWLYVNSTKPVYIVIEWIKPDGTAINVSKLMLNQGEYYADLSGEGLDFVLEYSKYITLKLGESPKYLLDGIIVLMGKEDKSILYRNTVTPSKGTYRVVVRAESSDVNANVDIKINIYGTLYGIAGTDDRRRDLFIAIAWGAPLALGFGLVASVLTTFIQMFVAALSAWYGGEVDMVIQRVNEIFMVLPFLPIVAMIALFYRLTIWSLLAVVVALGIWGGGLKTFRAMFLQIKEMPYIEAARAYGAGSMRIIIRYMLPRALPVIIPTIVIATPSYVFLEAALALLGLSDPTSITWGKVLEEAYAGAAMYRGYYHWILFPSVMLVLISIAFASIGFTLDRIFNPRLKEM, encoded by the coding sequence ATGTCATTAAACAAAAGAGCTATACAGATACTAAGACCATTAATACGATATAAATCGTTCCTTATTGGTTTAGTTATTTTAGTGTTTATGGTAGGTTTATCTATATATGCAACAATAGCTTATCCTTATGATAGAACCATCAAGATTTGGTACGATTTTAGAGCATGGGAGGATTATCCACGGTTAGCTAGACCTGCATGGATTAAACTTTTTACAGGGTTAAACGAACTCGAAGGAACAATAACACTAGATAGCAGATTAGCTAGAGGTGGTTTTGTTAAAACACGTAAACCTATAGTTTATGGAGGCGAAGTTAAGGGTATTTACATAATCTTAGAGTCTTCCTTTAGATATAACTACGATGTTTTGCCAAGCCAAATAGTTAGATGGCTGTATGTAAACTCGACAAAACCTGTGTATATTGTTATTGAGTGGATTAAACCCGATGGTACAGCTATAAACGTATCAAAGTTAATGCTTAATCAGGGAGAATACTATGCTGATTTATCAGGAGAAGGTCTTGATTTTGTGCTAGAGTATTCTAAATACATAACCTTGAAACTAGGTGAATCTCCAAAGTATCTTTTAGATGGAATTATTGTGTTGATGGGAAAAGAAGATAAAAGTATCCTCTATAGAAACACTGTGACTCCTTCTAAGGGTACATACAGAGTTGTTGTGAGAGCTGAATCCAGCGATGTTAACGCTAACGTAGATATAAAAATAAATATCTATGGAACTCTCTATGGTATTGCTGGAACAGATGATCGTAGAAGGGATTTGTTCATAGCTATTGCCTGGGGTGCACCGCTAGCACTAGGGTTTGGTCTTGTAGCTTCAGTACTTACAACCTTTATTCAGATGTTTGTTGCAGCTCTAAGTGCTTGGTATGGAGGAGAAGTTGATATGGTTATACAGAGGGTCAACGAAATATTTATGGTGTTACCGTTTCTACCTATAGTTGCAATGATAGCGCTTTTCTATAGACTTACGATATGGTCTCTGCTAGCTGTAGTAGTAGCGCTTGGTATATGGGGTGGTGGTCTAAAGACTTTTAGGGCTATGTTTCTACAGATTAAAGAGATGCCATATATAGAAGCTGCTAGAGCTTATGGTGCAGGAAGTATGAGGATAATAATTCGGTACATGCTTCCAAGAGCTTTACCCGTTATTATACCGACAATTGTTATAGCAACTCCTTCGTATGTGTTTTTAGAAGCTGCATTAGCTCTTCTAGGTCTCTCTGACCCTACATCTATAACCTGGGGTAAGGTTCTTGAGGAAGCATACGCTGGTGCAGCTATGTATAGAGGCTATTATCACTGGATCTTGTTTCCCTCCGTAATGCTAGTCCTAATATCAATAGCCTTTGCTTCAATAGGCTTTACGCTAGACAGAATATTCAATCCTAGACTAAAAGAGATGTAG